From a region of the Coleofasciculus sp. FACHB-1120 genome:
- a CDS encoding Crp/Fnr family transcriptional regulator — protein MEDRYTPREPNSNMNALIRSTPLFTGLPDAVVEKAISHVVTRTHPANQVILLENDWGGSVYFILEGWAKIRTYNLDGKEVTLNILGKGELFGEMAALDEVPRSTDVITLTPTTIGSMPAQDFVQLIHNEPLAGVRLAQLMAKRLRQVNRRLRLRESDSMSRVADTLLFLAEGQGKTAQKGTMIPNLPHRELSSLSGLARETVTRVLTKLEKKALIMRDHEILCIPDLAALERLIV, from the coding sequence ATGGAAGACCGATACACCCCCCGCGAACCGAACTCTAACATGAATGCGTTGATTCGCTCCACACCTTTATTTACCGGCTTACCCGATGCCGTTGTGGAGAAAGCCATTTCTCATGTCGTCACTCGTACCCATCCGGCAAATCAGGTGATTTTGCTGGAAAATGACTGGGGCGGCTCTGTCTACTTTATTTTGGAGGGTTGGGCGAAAATTCGCACCTACAACCTCGATGGTAAAGAAGTAACGCTGAATATTCTTGGGAAAGGAGAACTTTTTGGCGAAATGGCAGCGTTGGATGAAGTCCCTCGTTCAACCGATGTGATAACGCTAACTCCTACGACGATTGGCAGTATGCCTGCTCAAGATTTTGTTCAGTTAATTCATAACGAACCACTCGCAGGCGTTCGCTTGGCTCAGCTGATGGCAAAACGCCTGCGTCAAGTCAACCGTCGTCTCCGATTGCGAGAATCAGATAGTATGTCCCGTGTTGCCGACACGTTATTATTTTTGGCAGAAGGACAGGGAAAAACTGCCCAAAAAGGAACGATGATTCCGAATTTACCTCATCGTGAGTTAAGTAGCCTGAGCGGTCTGGCGAGAGAAACGGTGACGCGGGTGTTAACAAAGCTGGAAAAAAAGGCGCTGATTATGCGCGACCACGAGATCCTGTGCATTCCCGATTTGGCGGCTTTGGAACGGCTAATCGTCTAG
- a CDS encoding sugar transferase produces MDEIYRVDVAKQPTCHPSVTSKEKRLIDILGAVAGLAIAATITIPIAIAMQLDNPGPIFYSQTRCGLNGRKFRIWKFRSMVVGAEKLKHLVNNQAKGHIFKNENDPRITRVGKFLRRTSLDEFPQFWNVLIGDMSLVGTRPPTVDEVMRYEDHHWERLNVKPGITGEWQANGRSSVQDFEDIVRMDINYQHKWSVMYDLSLIVKTVMAVVNKKGAC; encoded by the coding sequence ATTGATGAAATCTATCGGGTTGATGTTGCAAAACAGCCCACCTGTCACCCATCTGTCACCAGCAAAGAGAAGCGCCTGATTGATATCTTGGGAGCTGTCGCGGGGTTAGCGATCGCAGCAACAATTACAATTCCAATTGCGATCGCCATGCAATTGGATAACCCAGGGCCTATCTTTTACAGCCAGACTCGCTGTGGTTTGAATGGACGCAAGTTTCGCATCTGGAAATTCCGCTCAATGGTGGTTGGTGCGGAGAAGCTCAAGCATCTGGTCAACAACCAAGCGAAAGGGCATATTTTTAAAAACGAAAATGACCCTCGGATCACCCGCGTCGGTAAGTTTTTACGTCGCACTAGCTTAGATGAATTCCCACAGTTTTGGAACGTTCTGATCGGGGATATGAGCTTAGTGGGAACCCGTCCGCCGACCGTTGATGAAGTCATGCGCTACGAGGATCATCACTGGGAACGATTGAATGTTAAGCCGGGAATTACAGGCGAGTGGCAGGCGAATGGTCGTTCCAGCGTCCAAGACTTTGAAGATATCGTTCGCATGGATATTAACTACCAGCACAAGTGGTCTGTGATGTACGACCTCAGCTTGATTGTCAAGACTGTGATGGCAGTTGTGAATAAAAAGGGCGCTTGTTAA
- a CDS encoding extracellular solute-binding protein: MKRRSFLLGAGTLTLSQMLAGCGSSQNPTLRVRLLKNSIPAQLLTTFRRSLKQSATLDFTPATQLKDLFASLETWQNPGKANQGWGRNLPLITPKKPVIADLVTLGDFWLAQAIEQKLIQPLKLTQEGGWNQLPSRWQELVKRNTQGQFDPAGQIWGAPYRWGSTVIIYRRDKFKSLGWTPTDWQDLWREELRDRISLLDQPREVIGLTLKRLGYSYNTERIDRVPELENTLQKLHQQAKFYSSDTYLQPLLIGDTWLAVGWSTDVLSVIKRDRNIAAVVPSSGTALWSDLWVQPAGAAANPLLQDWINFCWESKPATEISLFSRAASPIVVDMKPAELPEFLKTNSVLLPDAQVLDKSEFLFPLPESTALAYRSLWQQIRPTV; this comes from the coding sequence ATGAAGAGACGGTCTTTTCTGCTGGGTGCTGGAACGCTGACCTTGAGTCAGATGCTTGCAGGGTGTGGAAGTTCCCAAAACCCCACACTAAGAGTTAGACTTCTAAAAAATTCCATTCCCGCTCAGCTATTAACTACATTTCGCCGGAGCCTCAAGCAATCGGCGACTCTAGATTTTACGCCAGCAACACAGTTAAAAGATTTATTTGCGAGTCTAGAAACTTGGCAGAATCCCGGTAAAGCGAACCAGGGGTGGGGTCGCAACTTACCCCTGATTACACCCAAAAAACCCGTCATTGCCGATCTGGTGACTTTGGGGGATTTCTGGTTAGCACAGGCAATTGAGCAGAAACTCATTCAACCCCTCAAACTTACACAGGAGGGAGGGTGGAATCAGTTGCCGAGCCGATGGCAAGAACTGGTGAAACGCAATACTCAAGGTCAATTTGACCCTGCTGGACAAATTTGGGGTGCGCCCTATCGCTGGGGAAGCACGGTAATTATCTATCGCCGCGACAAATTCAAATCCTTGGGATGGACACCGACGGATTGGCAAGATTTGTGGCGAGAAGAACTGCGCGATCGCATTTCTCTTTTAGATCAACCGCGAGAAGTGATTGGTCTAACCTTAAAACGGTTGGGTTATTCTTACAACACGGAACGGATCGATAGAGTTCCAGAGTTGGAAAATACCCTGCAAAAGTTGCACCAGCAGGCGAAATTTTACAGTTCCGATACCTATCTGCAACCACTATTGATAGGGGACACTTGGCTGGCGGTGGGTTGGTCAACGGATGTATTGTCGGTGATTAAGCGCGATCGCAACATTGCGGCGGTGGTTCCTTCGTCTGGAACCGCCTTGTGGTCAGACTTATGGGTGCAACCTGCTGGTGCTGCTGCGAATCCTCTGTTGCAAGATTGGATTAATTTTTGTTGGGAATCCAAACCGGCTACAGAAATTTCTCTGTTCAGCCGTGCCGCCTCACCGATTGTTGTTGACATGAAGCCAGCAGAGTTACCTGAATTTTTAAAAACAAACTCCGTCTTGCTACCAGATGCTCAGGTACTGGATAAGAGCGAATTTCTGTTTCCGCTTCCCGAATCTACGGCGCTTGCGTATCGTTCCCTGTGGCAGCAGATCCGCCCAACGGTTTAG
- a CDS encoding DUF2232 domain-containing protein, with the protein MRDPFEDSQASGLGNSQKIEEKADLSEMPPATSAQGDNYSEPQVKAVAPLIMVETAFLASTCSLIWLINYYFPMGPLLRMFFPIPIALVYLRWGYRAAWMAALVSGLLLSVLMGPTRSILFLIPYGLMGVQLGALWRRRSSWLFSIGTGTIIGTFGFFFRFWLLSILLGEDLWVYMTSQVTGLAEWAFVKIGLLQEPSLSLIQAIAFGMIVLNNVIYLFVVHLVALLLLDRLGNPIPRPPHWVQVLLDYEE; encoded by the coding sequence ATGAGAGATCCTTTTGAAGACAGTCAAGCTTCCGGTCTGGGTAATTCTCAGAAAATCGAAGAGAAGGCGGATCTAAGCGAAATGCCCCCGGCAACCAGTGCCCAAGGCGACAATTATTCCGAACCCCAGGTGAAGGCAGTTGCGCCCCTGATCATGGTGGAAACTGCGTTTCTAGCGAGTACCTGTAGCCTGATTTGGCTGATTAATTATTATTTTCCAATGGGACCGCTGCTGCGGATGTTTTTCCCAATCCCGATTGCCCTCGTTTACCTGCGGTGGGGATACCGGGCGGCTTGGATGGCAGCGTTGGTTTCTGGGTTGCTGTTGTCCGTCCTGATGGGGCCAACTCGCAGCATTCTGTTTCTGATCCCCTACGGTCTCATGGGTGTCCAACTGGGGGCTTTGTGGCGGCGCAGGAGCAGCTGGCTGTTCTCGATTGGGACGGGGACAATTATTGGTACGTTTGGATTCTTTTTTCGGTTTTGGCTGCTGTCGATTTTACTGGGGGAAGACCTCTGGGTTTACATGACTAGCCAGGTGACGGGATTGGCAGAGTGGGCATTTGTCAAGATAGGCCTACTGCAAGAGCCTAGTCTATCTTTGATTCAGGCGATCGCATTCGGCATGATCGTTCTTAATAATGTTATCTATCTGTTTGTCGTGCATCTGGTAGCTTTGCTGCTACTCGATCGTTTGGGCAACCCGATTCCCCGCCCCCCTCATTGGGTACAAGTCCTGCTGGATTATGAAGAATAA
- a CDS encoding universal stress protein, giving the protein MMGFQKILVAIDDSSGCQAVFAQALELAQANRGAMMLLHCLNSEILGEITPRLSGEMGFYPPMVTTYENHHLLMERRIQEVQDLLRSYCEKSTSQKVPTEFDYKVGEAGQMLCQAAENWGADLIVMGRRGHKGLTEALLGSASNYVLHHAPCSVLVIQGMDTEHPELLATEEIADG; this is encoded by the coding sequence ATGATGGGTTTTCAGAAAATATTGGTTGCTATCGACGACTCTTCTGGATGTCAAGCTGTCTTCGCTCAAGCGCTGGAATTGGCGCAGGCGAATCGCGGGGCAATGATGCTGCTGCATTGCCTCAATAGCGAGATACTGGGTGAAATAACGCCACGCCTCTCTGGTGAGATGGGTTTTTATCCCCCAATGGTGACAACCTATGAAAATCACCACCTACTCATGGAAAGGCGAATCCAGGAGGTGCAAGATTTGCTACGAAGTTACTGCGAAAAATCCACCAGTCAGAAAGTGCCGACGGAGTTTGATTATAAAGTGGGCGAGGCTGGGCAAATGCTCTGTCAAGCGGCTGAGAATTGGGGTGCCGATTTGATTGTGATGGGACGCCGGGGGCACAAGGGATTGACAGAAGCGTTACTAGGGAGTGCGAGTAACTATGTACTGCACCATGCTCCTTGTTCTGTGTTGGTAATTCAGGGCATGGATACGGAGCATCCTGAGTTACTGGCAACGGAAGAAATAGCGGATGGATAA
- the cobT gene encoding nicotinate mononucleotide-dependent phosphoribosyltransferase CobT: MIHVYTQIEQGHRWLQRYRGRSSVFACVLGFTATGLIPGISAAGATPEDRRYTAIADAEFLYKGPQPQPQYPLPPLQAGASPVLISRAVVEALGIPVYLFNAGLPQPPTVPVIDLGGAPAQCLSGGNALPVATVKHLWEQGLIWGEKLAASLPDGYLILGECVVGGTTTALAILTGLGVPAAGKVNSSHPSCNHAQKWAVVEAGLQALRSREAQGHKSNVHTQDPLHLVAAIGDPMQIAVAGMAIAASRTCGVMLAGGTQMLAVYALMQALGRQYSLSWEPEQVVVGTTRWVAEDPTGDTVGLAKTISPVPLLGTGLSFAPSRYPQLRAYEQGYVKEGMGAGGCAIAAHLTQGWQQEQLLQAIEMLIERC, translated from the coding sequence ATGATTCATGTCTACACTCAGATAGAACAGGGACATCGATGGCTCCAGCGATATCGGGGACGCTCATCGGTGTTTGCTTGTGTTTTAGGCTTTACCGCCACCGGGCTGATCCCCGGTATTTCAGCGGCTGGAGCAACGCCAGAGGATCGACGATATACAGCGATCGCAGATGCGGAATTTTTGTATAAAGGTCCTCAGCCTCAGCCCCAATATCCCCTGCCTCCTCTGCAAGCGGGTGCCTCTCCAGTGCTAATTTCCCGCGCGGTGGTTGAAGCACTTGGTATTCCCGTTTATCTGTTCAATGCCGGATTGCCCCAGCCGCCAACTGTCCCAGTGATTGATTTGGGAGGTGCCCCTGCTCAATGTCTCAGCGGCGGAAATGCTTTACCTGTCGCGACTGTGAAACATCTGTGGGAACAAGGATTGATTTGGGGGGAAAAACTCGCCGCAAGTCTCCCTGATGGATATTTAATTCTGGGCGAGTGCGTGGTGGGGGGAACCACAACGGCTTTAGCGATTTTAACGGGCTTAGGTGTCCCTGCTGCCGGTAAGGTCAACAGCAGCCATCCTAGCTGCAATCACGCGCAAAAGTGGGCTGTGGTGGAAGCTGGGCTGCAAGCCCTGAGGAGCAGAGAGGCTCAGGGGCACAAGAGTAACGTTCATACACAAGACCCTTTACATCTGGTTGCGGCAATTGGCGATCCGATGCAAATTGCAGTAGCGGGGATGGCGATCGCTGCGAGTCGCACTTGCGGCGTCATGCTGGCTGGTGGAACGCAAATGCTGGCTGTCTATGCCTTGATGCAAGCGCTGGGGCGTCAATATTCCCTATCCTGGGAACCCGAACAAGTTGTGGTGGGAACGACTCGCTGGGTGGCAGAAGATCCGACTGGCGATACGGTCGGCTTAGCAAAAACAATTAGCCCAGTCCCTCTACTGGGAACTGGGCTAAGTTTTGCACCCTCTCGTTATCCTCAACTGCGGGCTTATGAGCAGGGATATGTTAAAGAAGGCATGGGTGCGGGCGGATGTGCGATCGCGGCTCATTTAACTCAGGGTTGGCAGCAGGAGCAATTACTCCAGGCCATTGAAATGTTAATCGAGCGTTGTTGA
- a CDS encoding NAD-dependent epimerase/dehydratase family protein, whose translation MRILIMGGTRFIGVDLTKTLVAQGHEVVLFNRGNKPAPVEGVKQIHGDRTDASQLKEKLSQEKFDAIFDNNGRELSDTQPLVEIFKDGVQHFIYMSSAGVYQKSDQMPHVEGDAVDPKSRHKGKHETEAYLAQQKVPFTAIRPTYIYGPQNYNDLEAWFFDRIVRDRPILMPGHGFHLTQLGHVKDLAVAMAAVLGNSQAVGQIYNVSGDRYVTFDGLARACAVAVGKSPENLQILHYDPKKFDFGKRKAFPFRLQHFFASVNKAKAELEWQPEYDLISGLKDSFQKDYLASGRDKAEIDFSVDNEILEAG comes from the coding sequence ATGCGAATATTAATCATGGGTGGCACCCGGTTTATCGGGGTTGATTTAACAAAAACTTTGGTGGCGCAAGGGCATGAAGTGGTGCTGTTTAATCGCGGAAATAAACCAGCACCCGTAGAGGGAGTTAAACAAATTCACGGCGATCGCACGGATGCTTCGCAACTAAAAGAAAAGTTATCTCAAGAAAAATTTGATGCGATTTTCGATAACAATGGTCGGGAATTGAGCGATACCCAACCTTTAGTAGAAATTTTTAAGGATGGGGTGCAGCATTTTATTTACATGAGTTCTGCTGGTGTGTATCAAAAGTCAGATCAGATGCCCCATGTAGAAGGGGATGCCGTCGATCCGAAAAGCCGTCACAAGGGTAAGCATGAAACGGAAGCTTACCTGGCACAGCAGAAAGTGCCTTTTACAGCGATTCGCCCAACGTATATTTACGGCCCACAAAATTATAACGATCTGGAAGCTTGGTTTTTCGACCGGATTGTGCGCGATCGCCCAATTCTGATGCCCGGACACGGCTTCCATCTCACCCAACTCGGTCATGTAAAAGACTTAGCAGTGGCAATGGCAGCAGTTTTGGGCAATTCTCAGGCAGTGGGACAGATTTATAATGTGTCGGGCGATCGCTATGTTACTTTTGATGGTCTAGCGCGTGCTTGTGCTGTTGCTGTCGGGAAGTCACCAGAGAATTTACAAATTCTCCACTACGATCCCAAAAAATTTGACTTTGGCAAACGCAAAGCTTTCCCTTTCCGACTTCAGCACTTCTTCGCCTCAGTAAATAAAGCTAAGGCTGAACTAGAATGGCAACCAGAATATGACTTAATTTCTGGGCTAAAAGACTCGTTCCAGAAAGATTATCTTGCCTCTGGTCGTGACAAAGCCGAGATAGATTTCTCAGTTGATAACGAAATTCTAGAAGCAGGCTAA
- a CDS encoding phycobiliprotein lyase — MLSIREFFTACTGVWTTERMYHSVLSGQIERSHTEYSVKALTLEQKQQILSSSSLNGIKVNLAQAMEEENACPGFAIAFDTVSETGERVSMSLKALFVPDAYVVPGESPAEIPPPPTVAEVVDGEAIKGFYLRDEGYSEAGAIAGRFTYQPTRQTLEMITYYRRSVAVDQMRIVAPDTRLRTIITYQRPEPGEQPTVIDLVGFGVERRQAL; from the coding sequence ATGCTCAGCATCAGAGAGTTTTTTACCGCTTGCACAGGGGTATGGACAACAGAAAGAATGTATCATTCTGTCCTCAGCGGTCAGATTGAACGGTCTCATACGGAATATTCGGTAAAAGCCCTGACACTGGAACAAAAGCAGCAAATTTTGTCATCTTCTTCATTAAATGGCATAAAGGTAAATCTTGCCCAAGCAATGGAAGAAGAAAATGCCTGTCCTGGGTTTGCGATCGCCTTTGATACCGTCTCGGAAACGGGCGAACGAGTATCGATGAGTTTGAAGGCTTTATTTGTGCCGGATGCCTACGTGGTGCCGGGGGAATCGCCCGCCGAAATCCCCCCTCCACCCACCGTGGCGGAAGTTGTAGATGGGGAAGCGATTAAAGGTTTTTATCTGCGGGATGAGGGATACTCAGAAGCGGGAGCGATCGCAGGACGCTTTACCTATCAGCCGACTCGCCAAACCCTGGAAATGATCACCTACTATCGACGTTCTGTTGCAGTCGATCAAATGAGGATTGTAGCGCCCGATACCCGACTCAGAACGATTATTACTTACCAACGACCCGAACCCGGAGAACAACCAACGGTAATCGATTTGGTCGGCTTTGGTGTCGAGCGCCGACAAGCGCTATGA
- the surE gene encoding 5'/3'-nucleotidase SurE, producing MTLILTNDDGIDAPGIRALHKAMNGKGVIVAPRDHLSGCGHQVTTTQGIHVRRRSDFEYAIAGTPADCVRIALTHICPAVNFVLSGINAGGNMGADVYISGTVAAVREAAFHGVPGIAVSHYRKGKQNVDWDVAARWTAGLLADLLNRTIEPGTYWNVNLPHLLPGDPDPEVVFCEPCRQPLPVNYRIEGDNFYYVGEYAKRDRTPGSDVDVCFSGKIAVTQLRL from the coding sequence ATGACTTTGATTTTAACGAACGACGACGGAATAGACGCTCCTGGAATCCGAGCGCTGCACAAGGCGATGAATGGCAAGGGGGTGATTGTGGCTCCTAGAGACCATTTATCGGGATGCGGTCATCAGGTGACGACAACTCAAGGGATTCATGTCCGGCGACGCTCGGATTTTGAATATGCGATCGCGGGCACTCCCGCTGATTGTGTTCGTATTGCGCTGACACATATCTGCCCCGCTGTCAATTTTGTCCTTTCTGGCATCAACGCCGGTGGTAATATGGGAGCCGATGTTTACATTTCCGGCACCGTCGCCGCCGTGCGCGAAGCAGCCTTTCATGGCGTTCCGGGGATTGCCGTTTCCCACTATCGCAAAGGCAAACAAAATGTTGATTGGGATGTGGCGGCGAGGTGGACGGCTGGACTTTTAGCCGATCTCCTCAACCGTACCATCGAACCGGGAACGTATTGGAATGTAAATTTGCCCCATTTGTTACCGGGAGATCCCGATCCGGAAGTGGTGTTTTGCGAACCCTGCCGGCAACCTTTGCCAGTGAACTATCGCATTGAAGGCGATAATTTTTACTATGTCGGAGAATATGCCAAACGCGATCGCACTCCCGGTAGCGATGTTGATGTCTGCTTTTCCGGCAAAATCGCTGTCACTCAACTGAGGCTGTAA
- a CDS encoding HEAT repeat domain-containing protein has protein sequence MELHHQPIQESYTAENPLQHLLLLSDNLLKQEYLNYLKWTDSIMQMLQGLEEKAQVVRVVKLALEVDLRLGAQLAGAVKPEFQAATVDLVASLEVPQELKFQLLGITGSDSAIPSLLPALHHSDAKVRESAAYGLGSIGTDAVVTALLEVLNDEDSGVRLSAAYGLGSSGTNAAVLGLRQALNDEDFQVRESAAYALGSIGTQAAVEVLRQALNDEDFDVRGRAAYALGQIPTQQAVSALLEALNDADFRVRYNAAYALGQIPTHQAISALLQALNDESYRVRQKAAEALGSIGTQETVIVLGKALNDDDFDVRRRAAYALGKIGSEEAVATLLDVLKDRDYRVRERAAFGLGVTGSSLAVSGLLEALKDEDYEVRSCAAYGLGLIGSPAAMSGLLEALKDQDFYVRRGAAYALRKIGRRGIAAAHAQAVVAGLLEALDDDDSWVGWMAAYALGSMGKAEGVAALLQALNHPNFDVREKAAEALGKIGSEESVVGLRQALQDEDFGVRQSAAAALEKIGSPAAVAGLLEALHDRDYRVRENAASALGSIRCQIAVAGLLEALHDRDYRVREKAAEALGEIGSPAAVVGLLEALNDEDATVGGSAAWALGQIGTPAAVAALRQALNHPDASVRGSVAWALGQIRSPSAVGALRQAVNHEDVSVREKAAYSLGKIGSAGALPYLRQMLFKPENSVALSTILDAIAAIQERCGYYNYAIA, from the coding sequence ATGGAATTGCATCACCAACCGATTCAGGAATCTTACACCGCCGAAAACCCCCTCCAACACCTACTCCTACTGAGTGATAACCTGCTCAAACAGGAGTATTTAAATTATCTGAAATGGACAGACTCCATAATGCAGATGTTACAGGGCTTGGAGGAAAAAGCTCAGGTAGTGCGAGTCGTGAAGTTAGCCTTAGAAGTGGATTTAAGGTTAGGCGCACAGCTGGCAGGAGCCGTTAAACCGGAGTTTCAAGCCGCAACCGTTGATTTAGTTGCGTCTCTAGAAGTTCCTCAAGAGTTGAAGTTTCAACTTTTAGGCATCACTGGCTCTGATAGTGCAATTCCCAGCCTACTCCCAGCGCTTCACCACTCAGATGCGAAGGTGCGTGAAAGTGCCGCTTATGGGTTGGGTTCTATCGGCACCGATGCCGTTGTGACAGCACTACTGGAAGTATTGAACGATGAGGACTCTGGAGTTCGGTTGAGTGCAGCCTATGGATTAGGTTCTAGCGGCACCAATGCGGCAGTGCTGGGACTACGGCAAGCCTTGAACGATGAAGACTTTCAGGTACGCGAGAGTGCAGCTTATGCTCTGGGTTCGATTGGCACTCAGGCAGCCGTAGAGGTGCTACGGCAAGCATTGAACGATGAGGACTTTGATGTGCGTGGGAGAGCTGCTTATGCTTTAGGTCAAATCCCCACCCAGCAGGCGGTATCGGCGCTGCTAGAAGCATTGAACGATGCAGATTTTCGGGTGCGTTACAATGCTGCCTATGCCTTAGGTCAAATTCCCACCCACCAGGCGATATCGGCACTACTACAAGCGTTAAATGATGAAAGCTATCGGGTACGTCAAAAAGCCGCCGAAGCGTTAGGTTCGATTGGCACCCAAGAGACGGTGATAGTCCTAGGGAAAGCGTTGAACGATGATGACTTTGATGTTCGCCGAAGAGCTGCCTATGCTTTAGGGAAAATTGGCAGCGAGGAGGCGGTGGCGACGCTGCTGGATGTTTTGAAAGATCGAGACTATCGGGTGCGCGAGAGGGCTGCATTCGGTTTAGGCGTTACCGGCAGCTCGTTGGCAGTGTCGGGGCTGCTGGAGGCTCTGAAAGATGAAGATTATGAGGTTCGCAGTTGTGCTGCCTATGGGTTGGGTTTAATCGGCTCTCCGGCAGCAATGTCAGGGTTACTAGAAGCTTTAAAGGATCAAGATTTTTATGTTCGGAGGGGTGCTGCCTATGCTTTACGGAAAATCGGCAGAAGGGGCATCGCGGCTGCACATGCCCAAGCAGTGGTAGCTGGGCTTTTAGAAGCTTTGGATGATGACGATTCCTGGGTGGGTTGGATGGCTGCTTATGCTCTGGGTTCTATGGGCAAAGCGGAAGGCGTAGCGGCGCTGCTGCAAGCTTTAAACCATCCAAACTTTGATGTTCGAGAGAAAGCGGCTGAGGCTTTAGGGAAAATCGGCAGTGAAGAGAGCGTCGTGGGGCTGCGACAAGCGTTACAGGATGAAGATTTTGGGGTTCGTCAAAGTGCTGCGGCTGCGTTAGAAAAAATTGGCTCCCCGGCAGCTGTTGCCGGACTTCTGGAGGCTTTGCACGATCGAGACTATCGGGTGCGTGAAAATGCTGCTTCTGCTTTAGGGAGCATTCGCTGCCAGATTGCTGTTGCCGGACTTCTGGAAGCTTTGCACGATCGAGACTATCGGGTGCGCGAGAAGGCTGCGGAGGCTTTAGGCGAAATTGGCTCTCCGGCTGCGGTGGTGGGGCTGTTGGAGGCGTTGAACGATGAGGATGCAACTGTGGGTGGCAGTGCAGCTTGGGCGTTAGGTCAAATCGGCACTCCGGCGGCGGTAGCGGCACTGCGACAAGCTCTCAATCACCCAGATGCTAGCGTTCGGGGGAGTGTTGCCTGGGCATTAGGTCAAATCCGTAGCCCGTCGGCAGTAGGGGCGCTCAGGCAAGCTGTTAACCACGAAGACGTTAGCGTTCGGGAGAAGGCTGCCTATAGTCTAGGGAAAATCGGCAGCGCTGGAGCATTGCCTTATCTGCGCCAGATGCTATTTAAACCGGAGAATAGCGTTGCTCTTAGCACGATACTGGACGCGATCGCTGCCATTCAAGAGCGATGCGGTTACTACAATTATGCGATCGCCTAG
- the pgsA gene encoding CDP-diacylglycerol--glycerol-3-phosphate 3-phosphatidyltransferase, whose protein sequence is MTLPNWITLSRLLALPVLLYCLDNPTTETRTVGLVIFLIAAATDWLDGYLARKLNQVTDLGKFLDPLVDKLLVLAPLLPLIQLGQVPAWGVFLILARELAIAGWRVNKTTITGANIWGKLKTVSQIIAIALLIAPLPVSWQIPAIIAFWISVAFTLISGVIYLLPQKSEQPSAVSQ, encoded by the coding sequence ATGACGCTGCCCAATTGGATTACTTTATCTCGTTTACTGGCGTTGCCAGTTCTGCTTTATTGCCTAGATAACCCAACGACTGAAACTCGCACGGTGGGGCTGGTAATTTTTCTGATTGCGGCTGCTACAGATTGGTTGGATGGTTACTTGGCTCGTAAACTTAATCAAGTTACAGATTTGGGTAAATTTCTTGACCCGCTAGTTGATAAATTACTGGTGTTGGCTCCGCTACTGCCACTCATTCAACTTGGTCAAGTACCGGCATGGGGCGTATTTCTAATTTTGGCAAGAGAGTTAGCGATCGCTGGTTGGCGCGTTAACAAAACGACGATTACTGGAGCAAATATTTGGGGCAAGTTAAAGACAGTCAGTCAAATTATTGCGATCGCGCTTTTGATCGCACCCCTGCCGGTTTCTTGGCAAATTCCTGCCATTATTGCTTTCTGGATTTCCGTTGCCTTCACTTTGATTTCTGGAGTTATTTACCTTCTACCCCAAAAAAGCGAGCAACCCTCCGCGGTTAGCCAGTAG